One Mycolicibacterium sp. TUM20985 genomic window, CGAACTGGGCCCGGCGGCGGTAGGCGTGATCGCCGACCTCACCGTGGACGGTGCAGCCGACACACTCGTGCGAGCCGCGTTGCAGAAGTGGGGGCGGCTCGACGTGTTGGTCAACAACGCAGGCATGACGTCTGTCTCGGCTGGTTGGGACGCCGACGACGAGGTGGCAGACCTGTCTCTGGCCGACTGGGAAGCCGCGATCTCACGGAACCTGACCACCGCGTTTCTCGCCTGCAAAGCAGCGATCCCGGTGATGCGCGCGGCGGGCTACGGCCGCATCGTGTCGATCGGATCTACCACCGGGACGGTCAACGCGATGCCGGGCCAGTCGACCTACACTGCCGCCAAGGCTGGCCTCGTCGGGCTGACGCAGGCGCTGGCGCTAGAGGTCGTCACCTCCGGGATCACCGTGAATGTCGTTGCGCCGGGCTATGTCTCGACAGGATCGCAGCTGGCCTTCGAAGCTGATGCTGCCGCCGCGGGCCCGATCGGGCGCAGCGGCACGCCACATGAGATCGCCGC contains:
- a CDS encoding SDR family NAD(P)-dependent oxidoreductase, which codes for MARFEDRVAIVTGAGAPNGIGAEIARQLVEEGARVVMGATSDRIHERSAELGPAAVGVIADLTVDGAADTLVRAALQKWGRLDVLVNNAGMTSVSAGWDADDEVADLSLADWEAAISRNLTTAFLACKAAIPVMRAAGYGRIVSIGSTTGTVNAMPGQSTYTAAKAGLVGLTQALALEVVTSGITVNVVAPGYVSTGSQLAFEADAAAAGPIGRSGTPHEIAACVLFLAHESASFVTGSVLVADGGHNLPETWNAR